The Candidatus Woesearchaeota archaeon nucleotide sequence TGGATTTCAAGGAAATGATTTCCGCTCCCGAGGGTTCCAAGCTGGGGAAGCCCTCTTTTTATCGCCCTGTCTGACACAAAGCCTGCGTCAGCTGTTTTCATGCATCCGTTTTCCTCAATTCTGTCTGTATCATGGGAATATCCATAGCCCTGCTCAACAGCCCATTTTGCCCCTTTTTCAATCACTTCTTTTACTGCGTCGCGGGAAAGCTTCATAATTCCGTCTTTACCAACGCCTGCAGGCACTTCCTTGAAAATTGCGTTCAGCAAATCCTTTTTCTTTGCTAAAATGTCCTGCTCATAATAATCTGTCCTCAATAACCTTACAGAGCAGTTTATGTCATAGCCCACTCCGCCAGGAGAAATTATTCCGTCATCTAAGTCAAATGCAGCGACGCCGCCTATTGGAAATCCGTATCCTTCGTGCGCATCTGGCATCGCAAGCGCATGCTTTATTATTCCAGGAAGGCAGGCAACATTCATTATCTGAAGTATTGTCTTGTCCTCTTTTATCTTTGAGAAAAGCTGCTCTGAGGTATATATCCTCGCGGGCACATTCATCTTTCCTTCTTTTGCAATTTCCCAGATAAAATCATTGATTTTTTTGATTTCCATAATTGAGTACCTTTTATGTATCAAGAACCATCTGAATTGTGGTTTTCTTTTTTTCCTCTGTAATTTTAAGCTCATTGAATGTTACTGCCTTTACAACTTCTCTGAAAGTGTAATTGCGAAGATTGTCTCCTGAAACAACTGCGGACAGGAAATATGCGTTTTTCTTCTCTATTTTTATTTTTTTTATTTTTGAAAGGATAAATTCCTCTGAATCAATAAGGAACAAAAGCTCGTCAAGGAATTTAACGCACAGGTGCTCAATGTCCTCTGCAGACACTCTTATTTCCTTGTCTGCCTTCTCAGCGACTTTTTCCTTTACCATAAGCGAAAACATTGCTAAGGCAGAATTAATTAGGGCTTCAGAAAGATTCTTTCCGGATGCCTGGAATTTTGCATCTGCTGTCTTGGGAAGGAAAACATACCCTCTTCCATCTTCCTCATTCGCTTTTTCAGCCATAATACCGGTAATCAATCAATAATATAAAAACATAACTGAATTGAATCATAAAAATAATGCAGAGACAAAAAAAAGATTAAGCACAAAACATAATTACTAATTCAGAAAAATAAGGTAGCGGGGGGAGGATTTGAACCGCCGACCTATGGGTTATGAGCCCATCGAGCACTCCTGTCTGCTCTACCCCGCTATCAGAAGATTATTATTGGCATTTTTGCTCTCTTTAAATAGTTTTCTTTTATTGCTTCATGCAACAGAGAGGAGAATAATTCCCGCAATTATCATTATTGCCCCGATTTTCTGGTTGCCTTCCATTGTTTCCTTGAAGAATATCCTTGCAAGAAGAATTGTCACAAGAGGGAATGCAGCGCTTACTGGGGCAACAATTGATGCATACGCTGAATTTATCCCGTAGCTTATTGCGAGGAACCCAATTGACTCAAGCGCGCCAACAGCAATCATCGGAACAATGCTTTTTTTTGAGAGATTCAAGCCCTGCTTTGATGCCTTTGCATAAATAAATGCAATAGGGATAAGCGCGAGCTTGATTAGAATTGTCGGCATGAACCATCCAAGCTCTCCGACAAGCGCTCTTATGAAAACAACCTGCGAGCCCCATGCGAGCATCGCAATTACAGCAAGCCCGAGCCCCTTTGATTTAATTTTTCTTCCCCTTATTTCGTGAATCTTAAATGAGATAAACACTGAGCCGAAAATTGCAAGCAATATTCCGAGAACCTGAACTGCAGACAATTTTTCCCCGAATAAAATTACGCTCAAGACAACAGTTACTGCTGCCCAGCAGGAAACAACCGGGCTTATTATTGAGGTTTTCCCGACAGAGAACGCTTTGTAGTATGCAAGATACGCAACAATGTCAACTACTGAAGTGATAATTATAAAAATCAGCGCCTTGGCGCTTATTCCTGAAAAGTCAAACTTCCTGAATAATATGAATAGAAGAAGCGTGCTTGCCATCTGGCTCCAGAAGAACACTGAAAAAACCGATTCTTTCTTAACGCTTCTTGCTGCAAGGAAATCAGAAATGCCCCAGGCAAACATTGATATTATCCCGAAAATCACTCCAATTTCAATCATTGTTTTTCTTGCTTAGAATTAATATAAAAATCTTTCCTTAACGCAAATTAGATTTTCCTTGATTTTCTTAATGCAGAATCAAGCTCAACCCTGAGAAGCGCCTTTGAGGGATTTAGCATTTGTTTAAGCTCTTTTCCTGCAAAGAATATTGCAATTGATGGGATTTTTGATATCCCAAGATTTTGCGCAATGGATGGGTCGCCGTCAATGTTGCTCTCTGCAAACTTTATCTTCCCTTCATACTCCAATGACATCTCGCTGAACATTTCTGAAAAATTCCTGGATGCGCTGTTCCAGAGGGAATAAAACTTAACTATCGCAGGCTTTTCAGAATTGATTATCTCTTTTTCAAAATCCGAATGGTTTAAGTCAACTATCATTCCTATCACCCTCAGATTCTTTATATTCAGTTTAACTTTTTAGGTCCTATCTTTGTTATACCATTCATGTACGGGAGAAGCACTTTTGGAACTGTGATTGAGCCGTCCTCATTCTGGTAATTCTCAAGGATTGCCCTAATTATCCTGGATGTTGCAAGCCCTGTGTTGTTGAGGGTGTGCAGGTATTCCTTTGTGCCGTCTGCCTTCCTGTATTTTATGTTTGAGCGCACAGCCTGATATGAAGTGCAGTTCGAGCATGATGTAACCTCTGCGTATTTCCCCTCTCTCGGAAACCATGCTTCAATGTCATATTTCTTTGCTGCAACAATCCCAATGTCTCCTGTGCAGATGTTTACAACATGATAAGGAATTTCAAGCGCCTGGAGAAGCTCCTCTGTGTTGTGCTGAATTTCCTCATGGATTTTCCACGAATCCTCTGGAAGACAGAACACGACCTGCTCAACTTTGTTGAACTGATGCATCCTGAAAAACCCTCTTGTGTCTACGCCGTGGCTTCCTATTTCCCTTCTGAAGCACGGGCTTACTCCGACATACCTCAGCGGAAGCTCTTTTTCATCAATAACTGAATCCTTGTGCATCGCAACAATCGGATGCTCTGAGGTTGCAATCAGGTACATATCCTCCCCGTCAATCTTGTACATTACATTCTGGAAATCGTCAAGGGATGTTACCCCTTCATACGCTTCCCTTCCAACCATAAGAGGCGGCTCTATAAGCGTAAAGCCCTTTTTTATAAGATGGTCTATTGCAAATCTCTGGAGGGATAAGTCCAGAAGCGCAAGCGCGCCCTTTACATAGACAAATCCTGAGCCAGAAACCATTGTTGCTGTCTTGAAGTCCGCTATTCTCAATTCTTCTGCAAGCTCTCCGTGCGGCTTAAGTTCAAAACCGGGCTTTTTGATACTGCCCCATTTCCTGACTTCAACATTCTCACTGCTATCTTTTCCAACAGGCACGCTTTCATGCAGGATGTTTGGGATTCTCATAAGAAGGTATCTGTTCCTATCCTCAATCTCCTTTAATGTTTCATCCTTTCTTGCAATCTCTTTGGGGATTTGGGCTGCCTCGTCAATGAACTTTTTTGCGTCCTTTCCTTCCTTCTTTGCCGAGTTTATGCTCTTGGAAATCTCATTTCTCTTCTTTCTGAGAAGCTCTTCCTCTGCCCTTATCTCCTTTATCTGGGAAGTGTTGTCAATAATCTCATCAAGCCATTTTATCTTTTCAGAGTCTCCTCTCTTTTGAAGATCCTTTTTTACTGCATTTGGATTCTCAATAACAAACTTTATGTCAAGCATTTTTTTCCGCCTCTTGGCTTTACTGCCAGTATTCTTGCTGTTTTATAGAGGATAATCTAAATGATAGTATAAATAATTTACGAATTCCCCTTACAATTTCTGCTGCTTTGATTCAGCGCCGTATTCTATTTCAGAAAAGTCCACTTTCTTGAATTTTGAGATTATCCCTGTTGCAGCAAGTATCCCTGTAAGGGCTGCCCCGACTATACCCCTTGACTTTCCGCAGCCGTCACCTGCTACAAAGATGTTTTCTATGTTTGTTTCAAGAAGGGTTGTTGTTGAGTATTTTATGTCGTAAAACTTTATCTCAGGCGCATAGATTAATGTCTGGGGATGGTATACTCCGGGAAATACGCTGTCAAGCTTGTTGAGGAATTCCATAAGATTGTCAAGGATTCTCTTTGAGTAAATCATTGAGATGTCTCCAAGGGTTACTGCCCCTGAAATCTCCTGCGAGCCGTTTCCATAGGCGATTGTCGGCTCAAGATTTCCGTAATCATAGAACCTCTCAAGCTTTGTCCTCCTGCCCCGCAGAAGGTCTCCAAGCCGCTGAAGTATCGGCTTATTGCCGCCAAGAAGATTCACATTCATTGCAATGTTCTTCCCGTATTCTGTTGTGTCCACAAAAGGCGCGTGAAGCCCTATTGTCTGAAGTATTGCAAAGTTTGTGTTTTCCGACTTCTTTGTATTAAGGGCGTGCCCGTTGACTATCTTGAATTCCTTGTAGTCCTCAATTGCAATATACCCGTTTGGGTTTGTGCAGAATGTCCTTACCTTGTCTCCGTGCGATGATGTTACATACCTTATCTTGGGGTCGTATATTATGTCAGTTATCTCCTTCATAATTTTTGAGTCAATCTCTATTCTCAGCCCTATGTCAATGTTTCCGTATGTCCATTCTATTCCGAGCTTGTTTGCAATGCTTCTGAACCAGTATGCCCCTGTCCTTCCCGGCGCTGCAATGATGTATTTGCAATTAATTTCCTCATCTTCAAAAACAACAAGAAATCCGTCCTTCTTCTTTACAATGTCAATGACTTCCTTCCCAAGCATTAATGAAACCTCCTTTTTTATGAGAAGCTCCCTGAAATTGTTCATTATCCGGTAAGCCCTATCTGTCCCCATGTGGCGCTGCCGTGCGGGAATCAGGGTAAGCCCTGCCCCTTTCAGCTTTTCCTCCCAGAATGAAACTTTTTCCTTGTCTGTTCCTAATAAGTCCAGTTCCTCAAACTGGTTGAACTGCGAATCAATGTATGATATGAGCTTCTCTGCATATTCCTTTTTTATCCTCAATTCAGGAAGCTCC carries:
- a CDS encoding RtcB family protein encodes the protein MEIKKINDFIWEIAKEGKMNVPARIYTSEQLFSKIKEDKTILQIMNVACLPGIIKHALAMPDAHEGYGFPIGGVAAFDLDDGIISPGGVGYDINCSVRLLRTDYYEQDILAKKKDLLNAIFKEVPAGVGKDGIMKLSRDAVKEVIEKGAKWAVEQGYGYSHDTDRIEENGCMKTADAGFVSDRAIKRGLPQLGTLGSGNHFLEI
- a CDS encoding archease translates to MAEKANEEDGRGYVFLPKTADAKFQASGKNLSEALINSALAMFSLMVKEKVAEKADKEIRVSAEDIEHLCVKFLDELLFLIDSEEFILSKIKKIKIEKKNAYFLSAVVSGDNLRNYTFREVVKAVTFNELKITEEKKKTTIQMVLDT
- a CDS encoding DMT family transporter, with protein sequence MIEIGVIFGIISMFAWGISDFLAARSVKKESVFSVFFWSQMASTLLLFILFRKFDFSGISAKALIFIIITSVVDIVAYLAYYKAFSVGKTSIISPVVSCWAAVTVVLSVILFGEKLSAVQVLGILLAIFGSVFISFKIHEIRGRKIKSKGLGLAVIAMLAWGSQVVFIRALVGELGWFMPTILIKLALIPIAFIYAKASKQGLNLSKKSIVPMIAVGALESIGFLAISYGINSAYASIVAPVSAAFPLVTILLARIFFKETMEGNQKIGAIMIIAGIILLSVA
- a CDS encoding thioredoxin domain-containing protein → MIVDLNHSDFEKEIINSEKPAIVKFYSLWNSASRNFSEMFSEMSLEYEGKIKFAESNIDGDPSIAQNLGISKIPSIAIFFAGKELKQMLNPSKALLRVELDSALRKSRKI
- the serS gene encoding serine--tRNA ligase, translating into MLDIKFVIENPNAVKKDLQKRGDSEKIKWLDEIIDNTSQIKEIRAEEELLRKKRNEISKSINSAKKEGKDAKKFIDEAAQIPKEIARKDETLKEIEDRNRYLLMRIPNILHESVPVGKDSSENVEVRKWGSIKKPGFELKPHGELAEELRIADFKTATMVSGSGFVYVKGALALLDLSLQRFAIDHLIKKGFTLIEPPLMVGREAYEGVTSLDDFQNVMYKIDGEDMYLIATSEHPIVAMHKDSVIDEKELPLRYVGVSPCFRREIGSHGVDTRGFFRMHQFNKVEQVVFCLPEDSWKIHEEIQHNTEELLQALEIPYHVVNICTGDIGIVAAKKYDIEAWFPREGKYAEVTSCSNCTSYQAVRSNIKYRKADGTKEYLHTLNNTGLATSRIIRAILENYQNEDGSITVPKVLLPYMNGITKIGPKKLN
- a CDS encoding NAD(P)/FAD-dependent oxidoreductase; the encoded protein is MRTYEVVIIGAGPAGFFSALYLSENLPQVSGKVLLIDKSSHIGGMGARTDGKLNLTTEIGMELPELRIKKEYAEKLISYIDSQFNQFEELDLLGTDKEKVSFWEEKLKGAGLTLIPARQRHMGTDRAYRIMNNFRELLIKKEVSLMLGKEVIDIVKKKDGFLVVFEDEEINCKYIIAAPGRTGAYWFRSIANKLGIEWTYGNIDIGLRIEIDSKIMKEITDIIYDPKIRYVTSSHGDKVRTFCTNPNGYIAIEDYKEFKIVNGHALNTKKSENTNFAILQTIGLHAPFVDTTEYGKNIAMNVNLLGGNKPILQRLGDLLRGRRTKLERFYDYGNLEPTIAYGNGSQEISGAVTLGDISMIYSKRILDNLMEFLNKLDSVFPGVYHPQTLIYAPEIKFYDIKYSTTTLLETNIENIFVAGDGCGKSRGIVGAALTGILAATGIISKFKKVDFSEIEYGAESKQQKL